The following is a genomic window from Sporosarcina jeotgali.
GAAGGGAAGCAGTAGCAGCTGCGTTTTTCTTAAGAGAGCCGACGGGTGGTGCGAGTCGGTGAAAACAACTGTGAATCCATCCTTGAGCAGCCAGACTGAACAAAAGTAGGTTTGTGCCGGCACCGGAGCCGTTATTTCCTGTAGAGTGGATCAGCAATGTGCTGATTAAACTGGGTGGTACCGCGGGTAGTTCTCGTCCCTATTGATAGGGGATGGAGGGCTTTTTTTGTGCCTGAATTTCGGAAATCGTTAAAACCAATTGAGGAGGAATCGTAATGTTAGACAGAAAAGTGTTGCGTACAGACTTTGAAGGTGTGAAGAAAAAACTAGCAGTTCGCGGGGAAGACATCTCTGAACTGGACAAGTTCCCGGCATTAGATGAAAGACGCCGTGAATTATTGGCAAAAGTTGAGGTGCTGAAAGCGGAGCGTAACGAAGTATCTCAGAAAGTAGCAGAGATGAAGCGCAACAAAGAAGACGCAGACGAGTTGGTTTTGAAAATGCGCAAAGTTGGAGAAGACATTAAAGCGTATGATACAGAGCTAAACGAAATTGAAGAGCAATTGGATTACGTACTGATGCGTATTCCGAACATCCCTCACGAAAGTGTTCCTGTCGGTGACAGCGAAGACGATAACGTAGAGGTTCTTAAATGGGGAGAAACACCGGAGTTTTCGTTTGAACCGAAACCGCATTGGGAAATCGGTACGGATTTAAAAATTTTGGAATTTGAACGTGCCGGGAAAGTTACGGGAAGCCGTTTCGTATTTTACCGGGGCATGGGCGCACGTCTGGAGCGCGCACTTATTAACTTCATGATGGATCTTCATCAGGATGAGAATGGATATGAAGAAATGCTTCCGCCATACTTGGTGAATCGTGCAAGCTTGACAGGTACGGGCCAGTTGCCGAAATTTGAAGAGGATGCGTTCCTTGTTGAAAAAGAAGACTACTTCATGATTCCAACTTCTGAAGTGCCAGTAACGAACTTCTATCGGGATGAAATCCTGAATGCAGATATGCTTCCCAAAGCGTTTGCAGCATACAGCACAAACTTCCGCTCTGAAGCTGGTTCTGCAGGCCGTGATACACGCGGGCTGATCCGCCAGCATCAGTTCAACAAAGTGGAACTCGTTCGCTTTGTAAAGCCTGAGGACTCTTATGACGAGTTGGAGAAACTGACTGGACATGCGGAAAAAGTGCTTCAAATGCTTGAACTTCCATACCGGAAGTTGAAAATGTGTACTGCAGATCTTGGATTTACTGCGGCGAAAAAGTATGACTTGGAAGTATGGATCCCAGCACAAAATGCGTACCGTGAAATTTCTTCATGCTCTAACTTCGAAGACTTCCAAGCGCGTCGTGCCAACATCAGATTCCGTCGTGAAGCCAAAGGGAAGCCTGAGTATTTGCACACACTAAACGGCAGCGGACTTGCGATCGGCCGTACAGTTGCTGCGTTGCTTGAAAACAATCAGCAAGAAGATGGTTCAGTACTGATCCCTAAAGTATTGCGACCATATATGGGTGGAAAAGAATACATTACAGCTGCTGAATAAATGTAAACGTAAATAGCGGCATTGGAAGTTATTCTGCTTCCAATGCCGCTTCTTTTTTCGCTCGTTTTTTCTTTTCACGCAACGCCCTGAAGAAGTCGGTAAGAAGGGCACCGCATTGTTCCCCAAGGACACCTTCACGGACCTCACATTCGTGATTGAACCGTTCATCATTCAGCAGCCGGTAAAGTGAATCGACACACCCTGCTTTTCGGTCCCGGGCGCCGTAGACAACTGTTGGGATTCTCGATTGTAATATGGCCCCCGCACACATCGGACACGGCTCAAGCGTCACGTAAAGAACAGTCTCTTCAAGCCGCCAGCTGCCTATGACCTCGCATGCATCTTGAATCGCAGAGAGCTCCGCATGAGTGACCGCATTTTGCGTTGTCTCCCGTAAGTTATGAGCACGCGCAATCACTTCACCTTGATGTACAATCACTGCACCTATAGGGACCTCACCAAGCACTTCCGCTT
Proteins encoded in this region:
- the serS gene encoding serine--tRNA ligase, with product MLDRKVLRTDFEGVKKKLAVRGEDISELDKFPALDERRRELLAKVEVLKAERNEVSQKVAEMKRNKEDADELVLKMRKVGEDIKAYDTELNEIEEQLDYVLMRIPNIPHESVPVGDSEDDNVEVLKWGETPEFSFEPKPHWEIGTDLKILEFERAGKVTGSRFVFYRGMGARLERALINFMMDLHQDENGYEEMLPPYLVNRASLTGTGQLPKFEEDAFLVEKEDYFMIPTSEVPVTNFYRDEILNADMLPKAFAAYSTNFRSEAGSAGRDTRGLIRQHQFNKVELVRFVKPEDSYDELEKLTGHAEKVLQMLELPYRKLKMCTADLGFTAAKKYDLEVWIPAQNAYREISSCSNFEDFQARRANIRFRREAKGKPEYLHTLNGSGLAIGRTVAALLENNQQEDGSVLIPKVLRPYMGGKEYITAAE
- the tadA gene encoding tRNA adenosine(34) deaminase TadA, with the protein product MNVNDQDQYFMELAIAEARKAEVLGEVPIGAVIVHQGEVIARAHNLRETTQNAVTHAELSAIQDACEVIGSWRLEETVLYVTLEPCPMCAGAILQSRIPTVVYGARDRKAGCVDSLYRLLNDERFNHECEVREGVLGEQCGALLTDFFRALREKKKRAKKEAALEAE